Part of the Mauremys reevesii isolate NIE-2019 linkage group 4, ASM1616193v1, whole genome shotgun sequence genome is shown below.
CCTGTCAGTTTTCTAGGAGAATTAATAAACCTGTGGCACATAGTTGTGGTGGAATACCCAAGTTCATTATCATCAGTGACCTTAACTTCAACATAGATAATACAAAGAATGTCTTAACATCCAGTTGACTATCTTGCTTAGAAACCTGGGTTTCAGAAAAGTCATCTCCAAACTCATGCACTCAGCTGGATGCATGCTGGATCTGATGTTCAGCATAAGTGAGGACATTGGAGACATCACAAACATTCCACTCTCTTGGTCTGATCACATCCATGTCCAGGCAAAGATCAGAGCATTCACTCTACAGTATCTTATAAAGATAGGTGCACCACCACAGCTGATTCACCAGTGAAAACTTTTAAATCCATGAAATTGTCAGCATGTCCTTGAACGAAAAACCACAAGGCTAAGAGACCAGCAAGTCAGTAAAGCAATATAATCATCTGATGATCAACACCATCAGTGCTTTGAATCCAAGCCTGTACTCCCCATGCATAGAATGAGATCACTGTGGCTTGCTGACAAACTTCAAGCAGATGAAGTGTGCTGGCAGAAGACTGGGATATTAGTGATGCAAAACTTTACACCCCAAGCATTTCCTCTTTCCATATTTTCAAAAAAGCATCCAAAAACAAGAGGTAATCCCCAAGGTAGAATTTGGTCTCATCCTATTCAATTATGTTTAACAAGCCCGAAGAAAAATTCAAGCTGTGAAACAGATCCATGCCCTTACTGTTCATCATGTATATGAGACCACTTGGAGAgatgattctcaaactttttcctGTGGCCCATGTGTAAATCACACAGTTCTGGCTTCTCTTTTTGTTATGCTTTCTTATCCAGGCATCCAGGCTCTTCACTACAAAGGCCTAGATGCTTGTAAAAACCAGCTGAAATCAACCAGGAGAAGCCAGCATAGCTGCCTCCAGTGAGGGTTTCTGCCAAGAGAGGAACCAGAAGAGACTGGAGCTGTCTGCCAGTCAATGGGAGAAGAAACCTCCAACTAAGGAACAATGACCTGAGGAACAAGGAGTCAAAGGGAGAAAGGGAGCAGAACACATGGAAGACACAGATAAAATGAAGTGCAAAAAGACTGAGAGGCTGTCATCCTATCTTTAATTTCTGTAAAATCATGTAATAGAGTCTGTTTTAAAAATTCATATAAacatatataatgtgtgtgtatgtgtgtatatatatatatgtgtgtgcgtATAAAAAATAACTTTTGCTCCCCTGTTGCTTAAAGCAGTCCaagagcaacacacacacacacaaaaaaagtttgGCCCAAATAGGAATCCGTTTCAGGATGATTAGGGGATGGAGTAAACCAGTGACAACACTGTTCCTCTTTTGTCAATTGTTAAAAAGTCAAATCTTCAATTGTTCCCGGTGGATATAAATTAGCCTAAAAAGAAAATGGGGATTTCCCTCCCCctcttaaaacaaataaataaactaaTACTGTTTGAGGATAAATTACCAAATGTAGCATAAAATAGCTGGCTTGGTTTCTCTCAAATTCTCTCACTAGAAAATCAGAGAAAAAAATGCAAAGAACATTGATACAAAatagaaattttaaaatatacaaaatctTTTAATGCAATATTAAGATTATATGCATTTcttaaccttttaaaaaagttATATTACCGTAAGTTATTACAGTAGTCTTAAATTACACATACTGTACATAAAATTTAGAATCCAATTTTGCCCACATATAAATCCATACATCTCCTGTTGAAAAAAATGGACTTTTTTATTGAAAGGcctttgtatattacagtaaagGTTGCTGGCTAGCCTTAATATTAGATTAATTTAAGTAATCACCACTCTACAGATTTTATTATGTAAGCTCTTGCCTGTGCAGTTTTGGAATTACAGAATTATGAAAGTCCACAGTGGAATAGCAATGCAAAACTACATGTATGAACTAACATTGATATTATGTATTTATGTTCTTCTGTAGTCTTAAATATTATTATAACAACACTAAAGGTAGCAGAAATTTTGTATTGCACAAATGCAaaacttatttttcatttttcctgGAAAATTGTCTGGAAACTAGTCCTCAGTGAATAAGTTCTAGCTTCCTGAAACGTTTCAACTTTTAAAGTTCTGTTGCACAGGTGTTATTTATGcgtctttttattttaaatagtctGTATCTTTTTATAACAGAAAAGATACATATCTTTATTCAAAAATGGGTGAATACTTTTGTTCAAACTTTTCAATAAAAATCCATTGTTGCTAAAAATCTTCTATATTATTAGCAATGATTTAGGCTCTAATTTGCAAGTTGCTCTGGGTGGGCAGACCCAGTCACCCACTTGTTTCATTGGGGTGTCATAGAGATCCGTGAACATATAATTTGCAGGATGAGGGCCTTCAAATGTTCTCTCTGTGCTTTTATGTTTGACTGAACCTCAACCCTGACTATATCCATCTTTATAATACTCCCTCTCGGAGCAGCAGCGGAATTTCTGCGTTTGGCTAATTAGAGAAGACACAGTATAGCTCAGACAATAAATAtcaggaagtgtgtgtgttttgttttatgggCAGAGTAAGACGAGTAATGCTAATGAATTTTCTGTTTCTTTATTACAGGCATTACCCCACTGTTGAAAAACGAGCAAAAGCCTTCAATGGAGCAAGCTATGTGACCGTACCAGAGGacagtgtttttcttaaagcattGCTTTTTGAACTGAAGCTGACAGATCCAGACAAGAACTTTGTGGAATATCGAGATAGCTGTTCTCGAATCAACAAGACTTCAGTGTATGCGCTTCCAACAGGAGGAGGGGACCTCTGGCCTGTCCTTGCCTTTCAGAAGAGTGGTTTGATATATGTTTGTCTTCCCCTAGTTGAGCAATCCTTGAAGCCACGCCCACCCCTTATTAGCATTAGTGGAATCTCACAAGCCTTCGCTCTCTTGTCAGGATTGCTGGCCTTTATTAACTCCAGTCAGAAGAATGAAGCTGAGATGAGTGCAAAAGTGGGCCAACTTCCAAGTTTGCTCATGCAGGCCTGTCCACTTGGCACCCCATTAGATACAGACTTGAATGGCTTATTAGATAACAGTCATGTTTCTACAAACCACATGCAGAAACAACCAGTTTGGAGAATTAGCACATACAAAGGCAAACCTCAGGTTAATGTTTGCATCACTGAAAAAGTCAAGTCCATGCAATATGACAAAAGGGATGTTGCAGATATGTGGCAGGTTTATGGAACTGTAACTTGTAAGGTGAGGATATTTCTGGTACAAATCTGACTGACCTGTTTAGCATATGAACGCACTAGGAAAAGTAAAAAATTCAGTTCATTTTACCTTAGCATATGGGGCAATCGAACTAAATAGCTTTTATGCCTAAATGTATACCAGAGGGTATTTATTAGATTAATGAGCTAAATCAGAATAAAAATGTTGCTTTACTGTTATTTTCTCGCATTCATCACACATTTTTTTCACTAGCTATTTATGGGAAGTAAAACCAACACTCCTCTCAAGCATCATCCAGATCCAAAGTATTTTACAATGTtcttattattttaaatgaaatagtAAGTGTTTGCCTTTAAGGACAGGGAATGGGAAATAACAATTACAGTGCCAAATTTACCCCAGCCATCTAATAAAGGTTTAGTAATgatcaacaaaaaacaaaattcttAAATGAGAATGTTACAAATATCTTTGCATTAGCATTTTTAAAATTGCTTGGTGGGTTTCTAGTAAATGAAAGTTTAATTTTATATCTTGCTTTCTTCTATTAAAACAAAATCATGCATCCACACATGCTGTTTATACAGTAATTCCTAATCTTGCTAAATCTAAGGACATAGATTCTTATGAAAGAAAACAGCTTTATGATTGTTTTAAATAGCTTCTGTATGTGTTTCAggtgtttatttttattagtaaAAATGAGGAAGTATGTTGGTTAAGTagattaataataattttatgaAACATGCTAATATTTGTATCTTTAATAGTGAATCCAGTAGCTGTATCAAATGATTTAAAGTTCCTCTTCTTTGTCATAAATTGTGCTAGAGAAGTGTGTGACATTATTATAACGAACCACTTTTTTAGCTGCTACTGTTTGATAAGGAGAAAAGAAATTCTGATAAAATGCATCATGGTAATTTAATTATTAGCAGTAAGTGTCAACATGCTCATCTCATAGGGAAGCTGACCAAAGTATACTGCTCTTGAAGACACTGGGGTTTTTCCCACCAGTTGTGCGGGTGGGGATTATCTTGGTGCAGAGATTCTTGCTCTCAATAGGGCAGGTTTCTGGGTCACTTCGCAGAGTAGATAGCCAGTCATAAAAAGAAAGTATTGGCATATTATTGAATATGTCTTATCAAATTCTTAATGTATCTGTTACTGCATGTGCTTGGTTCATTTGCATCTTTTGCCAAGGAGTGCTTATTAATTAAAAAACTGTTCTATAAAAGAGTCTGTGTTAATACTCCTTAGGATATCAGAAGGTTAAAAATTAGGGAAAAGACGTGGGTTTGAAAGTATATCTGTCAATCTTCACATGCTAGCCCATTTAAAATTCTTTAGTgggattgtttattttttgttttattttcaaatgtcTAGTTCTGATTTTAGAAATATTATTGAGTAATTTCCTGACATTTTGTgttccaagtgtgatttggaaGGAGCTACATCAAATGTGACTGTCAGCTTGAACCTCCCTGCCAATGGCTCTCCACTCCAGGATATCCTGGTGCATCCCTGTGTGACTTCTCTTGACTCTGCAATTCTTACTTCCTGTAGCGTTGATGTCATGGATGATTCTGCATTTAGTGGGCCatacaaacttcctttcactcCTCCTTCTGACTTATTCAATTTGTGCTACTATACATCCCAGGTAACTACATTCCCTGATGCATATAACTTACCACTCTTTCAAGTGGGTgtggaggtgggagaggggagagaatctATATTTTTGAGAAAGTTTAAGTGAGCTTCCTCAGGGATTAGCGAACTTTACTCTGACACAATAGAGCAAAGATAAGGTGCCAATAACTGTTCCTATCACACCACAAATCTATGTAGCATAAGTGACCTGAGGAGCCTGGCTTGCAGgttcattaaaatatatatagttcTCAACATAAATTAATCAACTATTAAGTTACTTACTATTATTAAAGAGCATAACTAACTTCTTGAAGGTATTGCTGAATTATTCCTAAAATTAATGTACTCTCTTCAGGTGCCTGTACCACCAATTTTGGGATTTTACCAGCTGAAGGAAGAAGAATTGCAATTAAAATTAACAGTTAATTTAAAACTTCATGAAAGTGTAAAAAATGCTTTTGAGTACTGTGAAGCTCGTATACCTTTCTTTAACAGGTAAGAGTAAAGAAATCCTAAATAATTTTCTTCACCTCCCTAATAGTCTTCTTAGAATGTGGATCGCATGGATCAACATATCAGGATTAGTTCCCCCTCAAGTTTATGCCCAAGGCTGTTGTAATTGAGACTAAGAAATCATCTAAGATGTATTCAGACTCAAATGAGATACTCAGGATATTCACCTGGATCCTGATTCGGGAGGCCTTTTTTTTATCAGTGGTACCAACAGTCAGGACAGATGCTTTCTCCAACCAGATTTATGCTACTACTCTTAAAGGATAACTTGGATCACTTTTATTGAATATCCTATTAACCTCTACCATTCTTTGTGCCAAATTCAGCCACCACCCACCGGGTGGAGTAAGTCTTGAGGTTGCTTCCGAACCAGAATCTCCCAGTTGTAGAGACTTCTAATCATAGTCAAAAATCAGATTATCCAAATAtagttatttaaaattaaaacttgTTTTATTAAGCCTATCTGACAATTGCTATGAGTATATTGTCATATAATTATAATTAAATTATAACAATGAAATTCTACAAAGCTGCTGACATTGATCATAGCAGTGATAAAATGCTGTCAGTGAAATAGTCACCAAAAGCTCTACTGCAGTTAATACGTTAAAACAGTAATGATCCCCCTTGGCTGTAATTTCTTTCCACAAGATAGCAGTATGTTCAGTTCAGTGTGATTTGGCTGTGTACACATAAATAGTGGCATTCGTTTTAATACATTTGTTGCTTTATTCAATAAAATACCTGTCAATAAATAGTTGTATGGTGTTCGTTCCAATGACATTTTACTCCCTTTTCTACAATAGGGGTCCAGTCGCTCATTTGGAGTACAAAGTTAGTTATGGCCAGCTAGATGTATCTCGAGAGAAAAGCTTATTGGTTTGGGTCATAGGTAAGCTGAATAAAAtacatcaattttttttctagTCATTTTTGTGTACACTTGTTTATCTAGAATTTTACTGAGGCTGTTTTTGTTTCTAGGACAAAAGTTTCCCAAATCGTTAGAAATTTCTCTTACTGGAACTGTGACTTTTGGTTCTATGAGCAAAGAGCAACCAGTTGATCCAATTTGCAGTGGGAGCACTGCGTATGTAAAAGTGAGTTGTAGTCTGTATGAGAATTAGTAATCACTTTTTATTAACTAAAATTGGCTATGAAACTACATTGATTTGCATCACACATAATCAGTATCTTTGTTCTCTGTTTTCTCTAGAATGCTCCTTCCTATCAATTTTATATCTTTGCACACCAAGGGTGACACAACTTAGATTGCCAGTATTTCTGAAGTAAGACTACAAATATGCATCTGATTATGTTTTCTCCATATTTTTGTAGCTTTATTTTAGGATCCCAGACTACACGCTTACTGGATGTTATGCAGACCAGCATTCTGTTCAGGTCTTTTCATCAGGAAAACCAAAAATAAGTACATGTGAGTTCAAAATTATTGATTATTTAGTTGAAACAGCAAAGTGGAGTCATGAAGTACAAATAACTGGCTGAGTTTTAAAATTAGATTATTTTtgttgattttattaaatatgatTTTCAAAGTTAGTGAATTTCAGTGTAAAAGTCACTAAAGCAAAAACGTGTCTATcaacccttttttatttttttaaagtacctttTTAATCAAATGATGTGACTGAGCCTGACAAGAATGTAAAAATTTAGTGACATGGTAACTAGAAATATCATACCCGCTCTTACAGTAAATAGTGCAGTCTTTTTGACAAGATATGCCATTATGAACAACACTTGGAAAAATGAATTATGAACGCCATGTAGAATAGCTACTGTATTCTAGCTCCAACCTAAATTATGTCTGTTTTAAGACTTgtacctgatttaaaaaaaaaaagggttataGAAGGAACAATATGCACGTGGCATAAGTGGATAATCTCTGTATTTTAAATATTCATAGGGCCCCCATTACcaaagtatctgagtgcctcacagtctttaatattctttaatatatttatcctcactacaCGCCTGTGATGTAGGAAAG
Proteins encoded:
- the AP5M1 gene encoding AP-5 complex subunit mu-1, which produces MALRGVWLISYEQGACGAVLFSRHYPTVEKRAKAFNGASYVTVPEDSVFLKALLFELKLTDPDKNFVEYRDSCSRINKTSVYALPTGGGDLWPVLAFQKSGLIYVCLPLVEQSLKPRPPLISISGISQAFALLSGLLAFINSSQKNEAEMSAKVGQLPSLLMQACPLGTPLDTDLNGLLDNSHVSTNHMQKQPVWRISTYKGKPQVNVCITEKVKSMQYDKRDVADMWQVYGTVTCKCDLEGATSNVTVSLNLPANGSPLQDILVHPCVTSLDSAILTSCSVDVMDDSAFSGPYKLPFTPPSDLFNLCYYTSQVPVPPILGFYQLKEEELQLKLTVNLKLHESVKNAFEYCEARIPFFNRGPVAHLEYKVSYGQLDVSREKSLLVWVIGQKFPKSLEISLTGTVTFGSMSKEQPVDPICSGSTAYVKLYFRIPDYTLTGCYADQHSVQVFSSGKPKISTSRELISSDYYIWNSKAPAPVVYRTLFF